From Caldicellulosiruptor hydrothermalis 108, a single genomic window includes:
- the flgK gene encoding flagellar hook-associated protein FlgK produces MSFYGLEIARTGIFVNRKGLEVTSHNVANASTPGYTRQVLNVKSNPPSAKVGFYSPKFQVGMGADVQSLEQIRDMFLDIQYRNEYSRQGEYEIKADNLNFIESIFNEPSDTGLSSVIDQFFSSLQELSKNPESLTVRALVRQRGQALTDAIHKMYKQLEDLQSELNDQVYDKILEINSIASQIADLNQQIFVLELRGEKANDLRDQRNLLVDKLSKIVDTTAYEDKDGRFIVQIAGGETLVNHFTVYELETDKSKIMRKSGFDSNGLPTGFNPDDPLSQQNLYDVPGLFVVMWKDTGQVLNIKSGELKGLLDMRDGVGGLSEDMTVNGQPVDVPNKNSFTGIPYYLNRLNEFAQKLIEKFNELHTQGWSLNGQNTSINFFEPPVGQTFFYARYIKVSDAIMNDLNNIATTYDASSLPGGNDLVVDMLKLRNDTSIFKEGKFEDFLKSLISNLGVDSQGAKNFAENQKVMVTQLDNRRQAVSGVSIDEEMTNLIKYQHGFQASARMINAFDEMLDVLVNRLGLVGR; encoded by the coding sequence ATGTCGTTTTACGGGCTTGAGATTGCAAGAACAGGAATATTTGTCAACAGAAAAGGGTTAGAGGTGACATCGCATAACGTTGCCAATGCTTCAACACCAGGGTATACAAGGCAGGTTTTAAATGTAAAGTCAAATCCACCATCTGCTAAGGTTGGTTTTTATAGCCCAAAATTTCAGGTTGGTATGGGTGCTGATGTGCAAAGCCTTGAGCAGATAAGAGATATGTTTTTGGATATTCAATATAGAAACGAATATTCGCGCCAAGGAGAGTATGAAATAAAAGCTGATAACCTGAATTTTATAGAGTCCATATTCAATGAACCAAGTGACACAGGACTTTCTTCTGTTATAGACCAATTTTTCTCAAGCTTGCAGGAGCTTTCAAAAAATCCGGAGAGTTTAACAGTTCGTGCGCTTGTTCGCCAGAGAGGTCAAGCTTTAACTGATGCGATACATAAGATGTACAAACAGCTTGAAGATTTGCAGAGCGAGCTAAATGACCAGGTATATGATAAAATTTTAGAAATAAACAGCATAGCATCCCAGATTGCAGATTTGAACCAGCAGATATTTGTTTTAGAGCTTCGAGGCGAAAAGGCAAATGACCTTCGTGACCAGCGAAATCTTCTTGTTGACAAGCTCTCAAAGATTGTTGACACAACTGCTTATGAAGATAAAGATGGCAGGTTCATTGTGCAGATAGCTGGCGGCGAAACCCTTGTAAATCACTTTACAGTCTATGAGCTTGAGACAGACAAATCAAAAATTATGAGAAAAAGTGGATTTGATTCAAATGGTCTGCCAACAGGATTCAATCCTGACGACCCGCTTTCACAGCAAAACCTTTACGATGTTCCAGGGCTTTTTGTTGTTATGTGGAAGGACACAGGTCAGGTTTTGAATATAAAGTCAGGTGAGCTTAAAGGACTTTTGGATATGAGAGATGGCGTTGGTGGTCTGAGTGAAGATATGACTGTAAATGGTCAGCCAGTTGATGTTCCCAATAAAAATTCTTTTACAGGTATTCCTTATTATTTAAACAGACTTAACGAGTTTGCGCAAAAGCTTATTGAAAAATTCAATGAACTTCACACACAGGGCTGGTCACTCAACGGACAAAATACAAGTATAAACTTTTTCGAACCACCTGTTGGCCAGACATTTTTCTATGCAAGGTATATAAAAGTCTCTGATGCTATTATGAACGACCTTAACAACATTGCAACAACTTATGATGCAAGTAGTCTTCCAGGTGGGAATGACCTTGTTGTTGATATGTTGAAGCTAAGAAATGATACCTCAATTTTCAAAGAAGGAAAGTTTGAAGATTTTCTAAAGTCTTTGATTTCAAACCTTGGAGTTGACTCTCAGGGTGCAAAAAACTTTGCAGAAAACCAGAAAGTTATGGTCACCCAGCTTGACAACAGACGCCAGGCAGTATCAGGTGTTTCCATAGATGAAGAGATGACAAATTTAATCAAATACCAGCATGGTTTTCAGGCCTCAGCAAGAATGATAAATGCATTTGATGAGATGCTTGATGTTTTAGTCAACAGACTAGGGCTTGTTGGAAGATAG
- the flgL gene encoding flagellar hook-associated protein FlgL: MRITNNMMINNFLINLNKNLSRLDDIQYKMATGKKIRYPSDDPVITARSLRLRTDVSEIEQLQKNVDDATSWVNTTESALADINESLQRVRELAVRGANGTNTKEDMAQIAKEVAQIKQHIIQVGNTNYAGRYIFSGFKTDTAPINSDGSFSDTGDFTSTGGYPVDLSTGKNIIQFELMKANYIGINKTANQVFYIQGETDENKGNLFKVLDNLINALQNGDGSTVNSLLADIDRHIDNVVAQRGDIGALQNRLELIKNRLSDDNVNFTTLLSNNEDVDMAEIIMQLKTAENVYRAALQTGAQVLPPTLLDFLRF, translated from the coding sequence GTGAGAATTACAAACAATATGATGATCAACAACTTTTTGATAAATCTGAATAAAAACCTTAGCAGATTAGATGACATTCAGTATAAAATGGCAACAGGTAAAAAAATTCGCTACCCATCAGATGACCCAGTAATTACCGCAAGGTCGCTGAGGCTCAGAACTGATGTTTCTGAAATAGAGCAGCTTCAGAAAAATGTTGATGATGCAACATCGTGGGTTAACACAACAGAAAGTGCGCTTGCTGATATTAACGAAAGCCTTCAGAGAGTTAGAGAGCTTGCAGTAAGGGGTGCAAACGGAACAAACACAAAAGAAGACATGGCTCAGATTGCAAAAGAGGTTGCTCAGATAAAACAGCATATAATCCAGGTTGGGAATACAAACTATGCAGGAAGGTATATCTTCTCTGGTTTTAAAACAGACACAGCACCAATAAATTCTGATGGTTCTTTTTCAGACACAGGTGATTTTACTTCAACTGGCGGGTATCCAGTAGATTTGTCAACAGGTAAAAATATAATCCAGTTTGAGCTTATGAAGGCAAATTATATTGGCATTAATAAAACAGCCAACCAGGTTTTTTATATTCAGGGTGAAACTGATGAGAACAAGGGGAATTTATTTAAGGTGCTGGATAATTTAATAAATGCACTTCAAAACGGTGATGGGAGTACGGTAAACTCACTTTTGGCTGATATTGACAGACACATTGACAATGTTGTTGCACAGCGTGGTGATATAGGTGCGCTTCAGAACAGACTTGAGCTTATTAAAAATAGACTCAGTGACGACAATGTGAACTTTACTACATTGCTATCAAACAACGAGGATGTTGACATGGCAGAGATTATTATGCAGCTCAAAACCGCAGAAAATGTTTACAGGGCAGCACTTCAAACAGGTGCTCAAGTTTTGCCGCCAACACTTTTGGATTTTCTGAGATTTTAA